The DNA region AGTACAACCTCAGCGGTTGCGAGGGTGACGGTCCGATCGAATGCGCCCCGCTCAAAGAGAAGCTGAATAATCGGGACCCTGAACACCATCAGTCCTACCATAGCGGGGAGCGTGACGAAGAGGACAAGGCGGATCGCGTAGGCTACAGTGGCCCCAACCTCTTCAAGGGAACGATTCGCCGCCTGCCTGGCCATGGTGGGGAACGCCGCAGTGGCAATCGCCACACCGAAGAGACCGATCGGAAGCTGGATCAGTCGAAACGCATAGTACAGGATCGAGATCCCCCCTTCCCCCATCAGGGACGCGAGCAAGGTTCCGATAAACACATTGATCTGCGTGATGGCCAGTCCGGCAACTCCTGGCGCCATAAGACGTGTGATCTGCCCGATGGCAGGATCGCCAAAATCGACACCCCGATGAGCGCCCATGCCACGTCTCCACACTACTGGAATCTGGATCAGGAGCTGGCCGACGCCCCCAATCAGGACCCCGATTGCCAGCGCCAGGATGGGAGGGTCCACGTGAGGTGTCAGATACAGGGCGCACGCAATCATGGCGATGTTCAGCATGCTGGGAGCCAGCGCCGGAGTAGCGAAGTGACCCTGCGCATTGAGAATCGCCATGAAGAGCGCCGCTACTCCGATAAACAGGATATACGGAAACATGATCCGGGTAAGATAGACGGCAAGGTCAAGCGTTGACGGGATGGTCTGGAATCCTGGAGCGAGAAGCCGGATCAACCACGGCGCGAGCAAGATCCCGGCGATAGAGACCAATATAAGCAGCAGCGCCAACAGGATCAAAACCGTCCTGGCCAATCTCCAAGCGCTTTCGTGTCCATGCGTGGTAAACGATTTCGTGAAGACCGGGATGAACGCCGCCGAAAGGGCTCCCTCTCCCAACAGCTCTCGTAACATATTTGGCAGGCGAAAGGCGGCAAAGAAGGCATCGGTGGCGGTGCCGGCCCCGAACGCCCTGGCAATGATCAGATCGCGGACAAAGCCGAGAACACGGCTTAGCAGGGTGGCGCTGCTCACCACGCCGGCCGCCCGCGCGATTCTTCCGGAATGTTGCTGTTGCATCAGAAATTCCTTGACAAGCGAGCGCTACTCAATTGTAATGAGCACCAGGTTATTGAACAGCCCACTCAACCCTCCCGTCAATCGGGTGATTACAACACGCTATAAAGGAGAAGCGGAACGATGCCGATCACCAAGTCAGCACAGAAGCACATGAGGCAAAGCCTGAAACGACGGCTACGTAATCGCGCGGCGAAGAGCAGCTTAAAGACGGTAATCAAGAAGGTACGAGCGGGGATTGAGGAACAAGATCGGAACGCTGCGGAGACGGCATTCGTACAGGCCGTGCCGCTCATTGATCGAGCCGCCGCCAAAGGCTTCATTCATAAGAACGCCGCAGCCCGCTATAAGTCACGACTCTCCCGCCAGCTTCAGGCCCTCCCGCAGCCCTCATAGGACTCACGCCAGGCAGAGGTCCCAGACCAGTCCGGTCAAAATTACAGGGGCTGCAGCCCTCCCCGTCTTGATGGCGAGGTCGGCCCCTGAAAGTGACTGGAGAGCACCTGAGAGTTGTCGCCAGGAACGCGAGGCGCTCTGCTTTGCCAAGGCAGCAACAACGCGAGGTGGCAGGCCGCCGAACGCATGGGTCATCCTGCCGGCCGTGGCCGACTGCTCTTGCAGCGTTTTTGCCTGAACCAGCAGGCGGATCTGGCGGGCAAGCATCCCGATGATGGCCAGGGGCTCTTCCCCGCTCTCCAAAAGGCTCGTCAGGCAACGAAGGGCAACATCCAGATCTCTGCCTGATACGGCATCGGTCAGTTGAAAGATGGATCGTACTCGGGTTTCGCCGACCAGGGCTTCGACATCCTTCGCACTGATTTCCTCACGTTCCCCAACGAAGAGTGCGACTTTTTCTACATTATACATCAATTGGCGAACATCGTCGCCCACCAGGGCCATGAGCAGGTCGATGGCATCCGGCTGCAGCCGCGTCCCCTGTTCTTTGGCCGTCGCCAAGAGCGCCTCCTTCAGTGTATCCGCCTCCATTCGATCAAAGCGAAGAAGCATCCCTTTCTTCTGTAATGCCGCCGCCAATCGGGTTCTGAGATCAAGGCGTTTCCCCGTCAGTACGAGGCAGCTTGTGGGAGAGGGATCATTCAGATAGGCAAGCAGTTCCTCTTGCTGCTCCTTCGAGAGCTCCTCGACGCCTCGGATCAGAACCACCCGCCGCCGCGCGAGAAACGGCAGGGTCCGAGCGCTCCCCAGGATCGACTGCCTCTCCCCATCCCCGGGTCGAATCTGATCGAGATTCAGGTCTCTCTCGCCCGCCGTCAGCAATGCGTCAAGAAGCTGGTTCAGTACCTGTTCCCGACGATACTCCTCCTCCCCGTAGAGACAATAGACTGGCGCAATCTCTCCTCTGCGGACTTGTTCGGCAACGGAATGGCCCTTCTTGACCAGGCGCCCCATCACACCCCGTCCAGTACCCGACTGACTACCTGCTCCGCAACATCCACGATCGCCCGAAATGTAGCCTCGTCCTCGGCCGCTCTGGTCTCACTAATCCCTGTTCCCGTGAAGTAGAAGGCCACGCCTGTTACACCGTCCCGAAGAAACACTGTCTCCTCAAGCCGATCTTTCACTGTAAAGGAGAACGAGATGTTCAATCGCAGGCGATTCGCCGTATCATTCTTCGTGAAGGCAAGCGGTTCTTCGCCGAATCCGTCAATAGTTCCATCCAACAGGACGTCGGCGCCCTCCTCCACAACTCGGATCCGGCCTTCGGCCGCGAACCTGCGAACCAGCGCATCTTTTAGAGCGGGTAGAATGGTGGGACGAAGGGTACGGTTTTTGAGCGTCCCGATACCGATCGTTTTAACGGAAGGCTGAAGCGCACTCACTCCCCCGGATCCCACCGGCCGATAGCCGCACCCGGCCACCGCCAGGAGTATCGCTATACACACCATTACCCTCATCGGACTCCTCCGGTCACGATGTTCACCAGCTTCTTCGGTACGATCACCACCTTCCGGATCGATCTGCCGTCGAGCCACCCCTTGATCCGCTCGTCCGCGAGGGCCACTTCACGCATAGCGCTCTCATCAGCGTCAGCAGGCATGAAGAGTCGGCTCCGGACCTTCCCGTCTATCTGAACGACGACGACTATTTCGTCCGCCATAATGACCGCCGGATCGTAGGTCGGCCACGCCGCCTGAAAGATGCTCCCGCCGCGTCCGAGTCGTTCCCACAGTTCCTCGCACAGATGCGGCGCAAACGGCGACAGAAGCAACAGAAGCGTCTCAACCGCATAGCTGTAAGCAAAGCGTCGCTCTTCGGCTTCATCCGCGGGGCCCGCCGGTTCGAAGCGGCTGATCTCGTTGGCAAGCTCCATAAGGGCGCTGATGGCGGTATTAAAGTGAAACTCCTCCTCGATATCCTCTGTGACCCGTTTGATCGTCTGCTGGGCCTTTCGATACAAGGCGCGGCCCGCGAGAAGCCCCTGAAAGAGAATTGGCGCAAGCGGAGCCTTCAGGATCGCCTCATGGTCCTCAACGAGGCGGACGATTCTGCTCAGAAAGCGGAACGATCCCTCCACGCCCTGCTCAGACCACTCCAGATCTCTCTCCGGTGGGGCGGCGAACAGGCAGAACAATCGGGCAGTATCGGCCCCATACTGCATTAAGAGATCCTCGGGATCGATCACGTTCTTTTTCGATTTCGACATCTTCTCGATCCGTCCGATCTCGATCGGCCGGCCGCATGCCTTGCAGGCGCGAGCGGTATCCACCTCTTCCGGCAACCGAAAGCCGTGCTCCGGGCACCGGTAGGTCTCCTTGCACACCATCCCCTGGGTCAACAGCCGATTGAACGGCTCATCGATAGCAATCAGGCCAAGGTCGCGGACTGCCTTGGTGAAGAAGCGGGCGTACAACAAGTGGAGGACCGCATGCTCGATCCCCCCGATATACTGATCGACCGGCATCCAGTAGTTGACGCGAGCAGGACTGACCGGTCCATCCTCGGCGTGGGGACTGGTGAACCGGAGGAAATACCAGGACGAATCGACAAAGGTGTCCATGGTATCCATCTCCCGCCTGGCGGGACTGCCGCACCGCGGGCATGCAACGTGGGTAAACGTGGCGACCTTCTGGAGCGGGGAGCCCCCCTTCATCGTGATCTGCACATCCTGCGGCAGGATGATCGGCAACTCCTGGTACGGGACCGGGACAACACCGCACCCATCACAGTAGACGATCGGAATCGGGTTGCCCCAATAGCGCTGTCGTGAGATCCCCCAGTCGCGGAGCCGATAGTGTACCGTCCGCTTCCCGATTCCCCTCCGCTCCAGGAAGTCCGCGATCGCCTCGCGCGCCTGCTCGCTACCCATGCCGGTGAACGGGCCGGAGTTGACCAGCACCCCCTCCCCCTCGTGCGCCTGTTGCATGCTACTCTCATCCAGATCGGCATCGACGGGTTTCACCGCCAGGCGGATCGGCAGACCGTACGTCTTCGCGAACTCAAAGTCGCGCTGGTCGTTGCTCGGGACCGCCATAATGGCGCCGGTGCCGTACTCCAGCAGGACGAAGTTGCCGATCCAGACGGGAATCCGCTCGTGTGTGAGTGGATTGATGGCGTAGGCTCCCGTGAACACCCCCTCCTTACTGGCGTCGGCTACGGCTCGCTGCGTCCTGTCTTCCAGCTTCATCCGGTCGACGAAT from Candidatus Methylomirabilis tolerans includes:
- the murJ gene encoding murein biosynthesis integral membrane protein MurJ, coding for MQQQHSGRIARAAGVVSSATLLSRVLGFVRDLIIARAFGAGTATDAFFAAFRLPNMLRELLGEGALSAAFIPVFTKSFTTHGHESAWRLARTVLILLALLLILVSIAGILLAPWLIRLLAPGFQTIPSTLDLAVYLTRIMFPYILFIGVAALFMAILNAQGHFATPALAPSMLNIAMIACALYLTPHVDPPILALAIGVLIGGVGQLLIQIPVVWRRGMGAHRGVDFGDPAIGQITRLMAPGVAGLAITQINVFIGTLLASLMGEGGISILYYAFRLIQLPIGLFGVAIATAAFPTMARQAANRSLEEVGATVAYAIRLVLFVTLPAMVGLMVFRVPIIQLLFERGAFDRTVTLATAEVVLFYAFGLGAYVSNRILVPAFYSLQDTATPVKIGMVAVIVNIVSSLLLMRPLGLAGLALATALSSFVNLGLLLIALRRRLGGLHGFSIRSLARVGGAAATMALIAVSLIHFRDPVTVEPLLLRAGVLTFELVASVVAFVAAAACMGSEELRGLLQWFIGWRRRVQKLPSGEDFH
- the rpsT gene encoding 30S ribosomal protein S20, which produces MPITKSAQKHMRQSLKRRLRNRAAKSSLKTVIKKVRAGIEEQDRNAAETAFVQAVPLIDRAAAKGFIHKNAAARYKSRLSRQLQALPQPS
- the holA gene encoding DNA polymerase III subunit delta, with amino-acid sequence MGRLVKKGHSVAEQVRRGEIAPVYCLYGEEEYRREQVLNQLLDALLTAGERDLNLDQIRPGDGERQSILGSARTLPFLARRRVVLIRGVEELSKEQQEELLAYLNDPSPTSCLVLTGKRLDLRTRLAAALQKKGMLLRFDRMEADTLKEALLATAKEQGTRLQPDAIDLLMALVGDDVRQLMYNVEKVALFVGEREEISAKDVEALVGETRVRSIFQLTDAVSGRDLDVALRCLTSLLESGEEPLAIIGMLARQIRLLVQAKTLQEQSATAGRMTHAFGGLPPRVVAALAKQSASRSWRQLSGALQSLSGADLAIKTGRAAAPVILTGLVWDLCLA
- the leuS gene encoding leucine--tRNA ligase; translation: MARGYDFKTIEAKWQGIWEESGAFAATEDPERRKFYLLEMYPYPSGRIHMGHVRNYAIGDVLARFLRMRGYNVLHPMGWDSFGLPAENAAIEHRTHPAKWTYDNIAYMRTQLKRMGFSYDWQREITCSDPDYYRWGQWLFLKLYEKGLAYKKSSTVNWCEACQTVLANEQVEGGLCWRDGTPVVQKELPGWFFRITAYAEELLSCLDNLSGWPEPVKVMQRNWIGKSIGAEVRFPLAEREAALTIFTTRQDTLFGATFMVLAPEHPLALSLSKGTSQEQHVKAFVDRMKLEDRTQRAVADASKEGVFTGAYAINPLTHERIPVWIGNFVLLEYGTGAIMAVPSNDQRDFEFAKTYGLPIRLAVKPVDADLDESSMQQAHEGEGVLVNSGPFTGMGSEQAREAIADFLERRGIGKRTVHYRLRDWGISRQRYWGNPIPIVYCDGCGVVPVPYQELPIILPQDVQITMKGGSPLQKVATFTHVACPRCGSPARREMDTMDTFVDSSWYFLRFTSPHAEDGPVSPARVNYWMPVDQYIGGIEHAVLHLLYARFFTKAVRDLGLIAIDEPFNRLLTQGMVCKETYRCPEHGFRLPEEVDTARACKACGRPIEIGRIEKMSKSKKNVIDPEDLLMQYGADTARLFCLFAAPPERDLEWSEQGVEGSFRFLSRIVRLVEDHEAILKAPLAPILFQGLLAGRALYRKAQQTIKRVTEDIEEEFHFNTAISALMELANEISRFEPAGPADEAEERRFAYSYAVETLLLLLSPFAPHLCEELWERLGRGGSIFQAAWPTYDPAVIMADEIVVVVQIDGKVRSRLFMPADADESAMREVALADERIKGWLDGRSIRKVVIVPKKLVNIVTGGVR